In Acidovorax sp. GBBC 1281, a single window of DNA contains:
- a CDS encoding response regulator transcription factor, whose product MSAPAPPAVAAVLLVEDDPACARRLARLLGQVHPGASVAHAGSLTQAGALWPARGFDLALVDLHLPDGSGLALLEAFSRARPPLEAVVVSAWGHTDTIVAAIQAGARGYLLKSAEDDELVRALACMRAGGAPIDPLVAARILALLASAPGQGASTAPPAPGAGSGAADGVLRVALSARELQVLHQVALGDTNREIAHTLGLSVHTVECHTRSIYRKLVVRTRTEAVVLAQAQGWL is encoded by the coding sequence ATGAGCGCGCCCGCACCACCGGCCGTGGCCGCCGTGCTGCTGGTGGAGGACGACCCCGCCTGCGCGCGGCGCCTGGCCCGCCTGCTCGGGCAGGTCCATCCCGGGGCCTCGGTGGCGCACGCCGGCAGCCTGACCCAGGCCGGCGCGTTGTGGCCCGCGCGGGGCTTCGATCTGGCGCTGGTGGACCTGCACCTGCCCGATGGTTCGGGACTGGCGCTGCTGGAGGCGTTTTCGCGGGCCCGACCGCCACTGGAGGCCGTGGTGGTCTCCGCCTGGGGGCACACCGACACCATCGTCGCGGCCATCCAGGCCGGCGCGCGGGGCTACCTGCTCAAGAGTGCCGAAGACGATGAACTGGTGCGCGCGCTGGCCTGCATGCGGGCCGGGGGGGCGCCCATCGACCCGCTGGTCGCCGCGCGCATCCTCGCCCTGCTGGCCTCGGCCCCCGGCCAAGGCGCCAGCACCGCGCCGCCAGCCCCTGGCGCCGGCAGCGGCGCTGCCGACGGGGTGCTGCGCGTGGCGCTGTCGGCGCGCGAGTTGCAGGTGCTGCACCAGGTGGCGCTCGGCGACACCAACCGCGAGATCGCGCACACCCTGGGCCTGTCCGTGCACACCGTGGAATGCCACACGCGCAGCATCTACCGCAAGCTGGTGGTGCGCACCCGCACGGAGGCCGTGGTCCTGGCACAGGCGCAAGGCTGGCTCTAG
- a CDS encoding hotdog fold thioesterase, with protein sequence MPIWKRPIDLSTVHAGNEGTAVSHLGIEFTEIGDDFLRARVPVDARTKQPFGLLHGGVSVVLAETLGSVGAVYASPEGWHAVGLDINANHLRSARSGWVTGTARPVHIGRTTQVWQIDMVNDEGELTCVSRLTIAMLAPR encoded by the coding sequence ATGCCCATCTGGAAGCGCCCCATCGACCTGTCCACCGTGCATGCCGGCAACGAAGGCACCGCCGTGTCCCACCTCGGCATCGAGTTCACCGAGATCGGCGACGACTTCCTGCGCGCCCGCGTGCCCGTCGATGCGCGCACCAAGCAGCCCTTCGGCCTGCTGCACGGCGGCGTGAGCGTGGTGCTGGCCGAGACGCTCGGCTCCGTGGGCGCGGTGTATGCCTCGCCCGAGGGCTGGCACGCCGTGGGCCTGGACATCAACGCCAACCACCTGCGCTCGGCCCGCAGCGGCTGGGTGACCGGCACCGCCAGGCCCGTGCACATCGGCCGCACCACGCAGGTGTGGCAGATCGACATGGTCAACGACGAGGGCGAGCTGACCTGCGTGTCGCGCCTGACCATCGCCATGCTGGCGCCGCGCTGA
- a CDS encoding ATP-binding protein: protein MSSGNPHPPPSFLSSGGEMAQRIARHDWAATPLGPLASWPDHIRWAISTVLRASMPMATLWGESGVLIYNDAYAAFSGQRHPQLLGCNIGDAWPEAAQFNRHVVNTVLAGGTLSYRDQPFVLNLNGRAEPVWINLDYSPLLDGTGQPAGVLALVVDTTAKVQTERQLKGEQERFAQLFEQSPSFMAMLEGPEHRIVLANPGYLRLVGNRPLLGLTVAQALPDAATQGYVELLDRVYGSGEALTAYAARYVRQAEPGGPEHELYVDFVFQPIRDAAGAVTGIFVEGVDITERMAAEARREALARFSDQLRSLDSVDAVCLAAAETLGRTLKVSRAGYGAVDAAAQAVHVHHDWMAPGCDPLAPVLHLPDFGGFLDDLARDESVCVADVRGDARTRDRAPALEGLCARSFMNMPVVEHGQLVAMLFAHHEHVREWTGEEIAFMREVAARTRTAAERARTEAQLREVNESLEQAVALRTHELMEVEAKYRQAQKMEAIGQLTGGIAHDFNNLLGAMSASLQVLEKRIALHKFDNAERYIGMAQGSVRRAASLTQRLLAFSRRQTLDPKPVDVNRLIGSIEEMVRRTVGPGVEVEVVGAGGLWLTRVDPSQLENAVLNLCINARDAMSPQGGRLTIETANKWLDDRAATERELAPGQYISVCVTDTGAGMAPDVAARAFDPFFTTKPMGQGTGLGLSMVYGFVRQSGGQVRIYSVPGEGTTMCLYLPRYLGDADAEVPELPAMDGHRGEGEVVLVIEDESIIRGLIAEELENLGYRVVSVGDGPAGLHVLQSGRRVDLLLTDVGLPGGLNGRQVADAARVTRPGLKVLFITGYAENAVVGNGLLEYGMEVITKPFDVGALAAKVREMIER, encoded by the coding sequence ATGTCCAGCGGCAACCCCCACCCACCCCCTTCGTTTCTGAGTTCCGGCGGCGAGATGGCGCAGCGCATCGCCCGCCATGACTGGGCCGCCACGCCCCTCGGCCCCCTGGCTTCCTGGCCGGACCACATCCGGTGGGCCATCTCCACCGTCCTGCGGGCCTCCATGCCCATGGCCACGCTGTGGGGCGAATCCGGCGTGCTGATCTACAACGACGCCTATGCGGCCTTCTCGGGCCAGCGCCATCCGCAGCTGCTGGGCTGCAACATCGGCGACGCCTGGCCCGAGGCGGCGCAGTTCAACCGCCACGTCGTGAATACCGTCCTGGCCGGTGGCACCCTGAGCTACCGCGACCAGCCCTTCGTGCTGAACCTCAACGGGCGTGCCGAGCCGGTGTGGATCAACCTCGACTACTCGCCGCTGCTCGACGGGACCGGGCAGCCTGCGGGCGTGCTCGCACTGGTGGTGGACACCACCGCCAAGGTCCAGACCGAGCGACAGCTCAAGGGCGAGCAGGAGCGCTTCGCCCAGCTGTTCGAGCAGTCGCCCAGCTTCATGGCCATGCTGGAAGGGCCTGAGCACCGCATCGTGCTGGCCAACCCCGGCTACCTGCGGCTGGTGGGCAACCGCCCGCTGCTGGGCCTGACCGTGGCGCAGGCGCTGCCGGACGCGGCCACGCAGGGCTATGTCGAGCTGCTGGACCGGGTCTATGGCAGCGGAGAGGCCCTCACGGCGTATGCCGCCCGCTACGTCCGCCAGGCCGAGCCTGGCGGGCCGGAGCACGAGCTGTACGTGGACTTCGTCTTCCAGCCGATCCGCGATGCCGCGGGCGCGGTGACCGGCATCTTCGTGGAGGGCGTGGACATCACCGAGCGCATGGCGGCCGAGGCGCGGCGCGAGGCGCTGGCGCGGTTTTCCGACCAGCTGCGGTCGCTGGATAGCGTGGACGCCGTCTGCCTGGCCGCGGCCGAAACCCTGGGCCGCACCCTGAAGGTCAGCCGCGCGGGCTATGGCGCGGTGGATGCCGCCGCGCAGGCCGTGCACGTGCACCACGACTGGATGGCGCCCGGCTGCGATCCGCTCGCGCCGGTGCTGCACCTGCCCGATTTCGGCGGCTTCCTGGACGACCTGGCGCGCGATGAATCCGTGTGCGTGGCCGACGTGCGCGGCGACGCCCGCACCCGCGACCGGGCCCCGGCGCTGGAGGGGCTGTGCGCCCGCTCCTTCATGAACATGCCGGTGGTGGAACACGGCCAGCTGGTGGCCATGCTGTTCGCCCACCACGAGCACGTGCGCGAGTGGACGGGCGAGGAGATCGCCTTCATGCGCGAAGTGGCCGCCCGCACGCGCACCGCCGCCGAGCGCGCGCGCACCGAGGCCCAGCTGCGCGAGGTCAACGAGTCGCTGGAGCAGGCGGTGGCGCTGCGCACCCACGAGCTGATGGAGGTAGAGGCCAAGTACCGCCAGGCGCAGAAGATGGAGGCCATCGGCCAGCTGACCGGCGGCATCGCGCACGACTTCAACAACCTGCTGGGCGCCATGAGCGCCAGCCTGCAGGTGCTGGAAAAGCGCATCGCGCTGCACAAGTTCGACAACGCCGAGCGCTACATCGGCATGGCGCAGGGCTCGGTGCGCCGCGCCGCGTCCCTCACCCAGCGCCTGCTGGCCTTCTCGCGCCGCCAGACGCTGGACCCCAAGCCGGTGGACGTCAACCGGCTCATCGGCAGCATCGAGGAGATGGTGCGCCGCACGGTGGGCCCGGGCGTGGAGGTGGAGGTCGTCGGCGCGGGGGGGCTGTGGCTCACCCGGGTCGATCCGTCGCAGTTGGAGAACGCGGTGCTCAACCTGTGCATCAACGCGCGCGACGCCATGTCGCCCCAAGGCGGGCGGCTGACCATCGAGACCGCCAACAAGTGGCTGGACGACCGCGCCGCCACCGAGCGCGAGCTGGCGCCGGGCCAGTACATCTCGGTGTGCGTGACCGACACCGGCGCGGGCATGGCGCCCGACGTGGCCGCCCGCGCGTTCGACCCCTTCTTCACCACCAAGCCCATGGGGCAGGGCACGGGCCTGGGTCTGTCGATGGTGTACGGCTTCGTGCGCCAGTCGGGCGGACAGGTGCGCATCTACTCGGTGCCCGGCGAAGGCACCACCATGTGCCTGTACCTGCCGCGCTACCTGGGCGACGCCGATGCCGAGGTGCCCGAGCTGCCGGCCATGGACGGCCACCGCGGCGAGGGCGAGGTGGTGCTGGTCATCGAGGACGAGTCCATCATCCGGGGGCTCATCGCCGAAGAGCTGGAAAACCTGGGCTACCGGGTCGTCTCGGTGGGCGACGGGCCGGCGGGCCTGCACGTGCTGCAGTCCGGGCGCCGCGTGGACCTGCTGCTCACCGACGTGGGGCTGCCCGGCGGCCTGAACGGCCGCCAGGTGGCCGACGCCGCCCGCGTCACGCGCCCCGGCCTCAAGGTGCTGTTCATCACCGGCTATGCCGAGAATGCGGTCGTGGGCAACGGCCTGCTGGAATACGGCATGGAGGTGATCACCAAGCCCTTCGACGTGGGCGCGCTGGCCGCCAAGGTGCGGGAGATGATTGAGCGCTGA
- a CDS encoding acetyl-CoA hydrolase/transferase family protein, translating to MTPPSRVLNPLLRERTMTAEQAAELIPNGARVGMSGFTGAGYPKAVPTALARRIEGLHAAGEPFSIGLWTGASTAPELDGALAKVGGISMRMPYQSDPTCRQQINAGQMQYVDVHLSHVAPYVWFGFWGKLDVAVIEVAGVLPDGRLIPSSSVGNNKTWLDQADRIILEVNSWQPEGLEGMHDIYYGTDLPPNRVPIPLVRPADRIGEPYLRCDPAKVVAVVATHAPDRNSAYAAPDDTSQRIAGHIIEFLQHEVARGRLPPGLLPLQSGVGNIANAVLAGLNAGPFDHMTAYTEVLQDGMLDMLRSGKLDSASATALSLSPAATEEFTRHIDFYRERIVLRPQEISNHPELIRRLGLISMNGMIEADLYGNVNSTHVMGSSIMNGIGGSGDYARNAYLSMFLTPSLAKGGTISCIVPMASHVDHTEHDVQVIVTEQGLADLRGLSPSQRSRVVIERCAHPDFRPALRDYVARAEASGCGRHTPHLLGEALSWHERYVRTGTMRA from the coding sequence ATGACCCCACCCAGCCGCGTTCTCAACCCCTTGCTGCGCGAGCGCACCATGACCGCCGAGCAGGCCGCCGAGCTGATCCCCAACGGCGCGCGCGTGGGCATGAGCGGCTTCACCGGCGCGGGCTATCCCAAGGCCGTGCCCACGGCCCTGGCACGCCGAATCGAGGGGCTGCATGCAGCCGGCGAGCCCTTCAGCATCGGGCTGTGGACCGGCGCCTCCACCGCGCCGGAGCTGGACGGGGCGCTGGCCAAGGTGGGCGGCATCAGCATGCGCATGCCCTACCAGTCCGACCCCACCTGCCGCCAGCAGATCAATGCCGGCCAGATGCAGTATGTGGACGTCCACCTGTCGCACGTGGCGCCCTACGTGTGGTTCGGCTTCTGGGGCAAGCTCGATGTGGCGGTGATCGAGGTGGCCGGCGTGCTGCCCGACGGGCGGCTGATCCCGTCGTCTTCCGTGGGCAACAACAAGACCTGGCTGGACCAGGCCGACCGCATCATCCTGGAGGTCAACAGCTGGCAGCCCGAGGGCCTGGAGGGCATGCACGACATCTACTACGGCACCGACCTGCCGCCCAACCGGGTGCCGATTCCGCTGGTGCGCCCGGCCGACCGCATTGGCGAGCCCTACCTGCGCTGCGACCCGGCCAAGGTGGTCGCCGTGGTGGCCACGCACGCGCCGGACCGCAACTCGGCCTATGCCGCACCGGACGACACCTCCCAGCGCATCGCCGGCCACATCATCGAGTTCCTGCAGCACGAGGTGGCGCGGGGCCGCCTGCCGCCCGGCCTGCTGCCGCTGCAATCCGGCGTGGGCAACATCGCCAACGCCGTGCTGGCCGGCCTGAACGCCGGGCCGTTCGACCACATGACGGCCTACACCGAGGTGTTGCAGGACGGCATGCTGGACATGCTGCGCTCGGGCAAGCTCGACAGCGCCTCGGCCACGGCGCTGTCGCTCAGCCCGGCGGCCACCGAGGAATTCACCCGCCACATCGACTTCTACCGAGAGCGCATCGTCCTGCGCCCGCAGGAGATCAGCAACCACCCCGAACTGATCCGCCGCCTGGGCCTGATCTCGATGAACGGCATGATCGAGGCCGACCTCTACGGCAACGTGAACTCCACACACGTGATGGGCTCGTCCATCATGAACGGCATCGGCGGCTCGGGCGACTACGCGCGCAACGCCTACCTGTCGATGTTTCTCACGCCATCGCTGGCCAAGGGCGGCACCATCTCGTGCATCGTGCCCATGGCCTCGCATGTGGACCACACCGAGCACGACGTGCAGGTGATCGTGACCGAGCAGGGCCTGGCCGACCTGCGCGGGCTGTCGCCCTCGCAGCGCTCGCGCGTGGTGATCGAGCGCTGCGCGCACCCGGACTTCCGCCCCGCGCTTCGCGACTACGTGGCCCGCGCCGAGGCCAGCGGCTGCGGCCGCCACACTCCCCACCTGCTGGGCGAGGCGCTGTCCTGGCACGAGCGCTACGTGCGCACCGGCACCATGCGCGCTTGA
- a CDS encoding solute carrier family 23 protein, protein MPSPYFPRWRVTTATQGAVVAPDERLPWGQTAVMGVQHVIAMFGATVLAPILMGFDPNVAILMSGLGTLIFFVITGGRVPSYLGSSFAFIGVVVAASGYAGQGPNANMAVALGGIVACGLVYTLIGALVQAIGTGWIERFMPPVVTGAVVAVIGLNLAGIPIKNMAANNFESWMQAVTFVCVGLVAVLTRGMAQRLLILLGLIAASVVYAVFTNLLGWGKPIDLSALAAAPWLGMPHFTAPVFSGPAMLLIAPVAVILVAENLGHIKAVTAMTGQNLDRYMGRAFIGDGIATMVSGSAGGTGVTTYAENIGVMAATKIYSTAVFLVAGLIALLLGFSPKFGALIQAIPLPVMGGVSIVVFGLIAVAGAKIWVDNRVDFSDNKNLIVAAITLIIGTGDFTLKFGDFALGGIGTATFGAIGLYALLNRRR, encoded by the coding sequence GTGCCTTCCCCCTACTTTCCCCGCTGGCGGGTGACCACCGCCACCCAGGGTGCCGTCGTGGCCCCCGACGAACGCCTGCCCTGGGGCCAGACCGCCGTGATGGGCGTGCAACACGTGATCGCGATGTTCGGCGCCACGGTGCTCGCACCCATCCTGATGGGGTTTGACCCGAACGTGGCCATCCTGATGAGCGGGCTGGGCACGCTGATCTTCTTCGTGATCACCGGCGGGCGCGTGCCTAGCTACCTGGGCTCCAGCTTCGCCTTCATCGGCGTGGTGGTGGCCGCGTCGGGCTACGCGGGCCAGGGACCCAACGCCAACATGGCCGTTGCGCTGGGCGGCATCGTCGCGTGCGGCCTGGTCTACACCCTCATCGGCGCGCTGGTGCAGGCCATCGGCACCGGCTGGATCGAGCGCTTCATGCCGCCCGTGGTGACGGGCGCAGTGGTGGCGGTGATCGGGCTGAACCTGGCCGGCATTCCCATCAAGAACATGGCGGCCAACAATTTCGAGAGTTGGATGCAGGCCGTCACCTTCGTGTGCGTGGGCCTGGTGGCCGTGCTCACGCGGGGCATGGCGCAGCGCCTGCTGATCTTGCTGGGGCTCATCGCCGCCAGCGTGGTCTATGCGGTGTTCACCAACCTGCTGGGCTGGGGCAAGCCGATCGACCTGTCGGCCCTGGCCGCCGCGCCCTGGCTGGGCATGCCGCACTTCACGGCGCCGGTGTTCAGCGGCCCGGCCATGCTGCTGATCGCGCCCGTGGCCGTCATCCTGGTGGCCGAGAACCTGGGCCACATCAAGGCGGTGACGGCCATGACGGGCCAGAACCTGGACCGCTACATGGGTCGCGCGTTCATCGGCGACGGCATCGCCACCATGGTGAGCGGCAGCGCGGGGGGCACGGGCGTGACCACCTATGCCGAGAACATCGGCGTGATGGCGGCCACCAAGATCTATTCCACCGCCGTGTTCCTGGTGGCGGGGCTGATCGCGCTGCTGCTGGGCTTCAGCCCGAAGTTCGGCGCGCTGATCCAGGCCATTCCGCTGCCGGTGATGGGCGGCGTGTCCATCGTCGTCTTCGGCCTCATCGCGGTGGCCGGCGCCAAGATCTGGGTGGACAACCGGGTGGACTTTTCCGACAACAAGAACCTCATCGTGGCGGCCATCACGCTCATCATCGGCACGGGCGACTTCACGCTGAAATTCGGCGACTTCGCCCTGGGCGGCATCGGCACCGCCACCTTCGGCGCCATCGGGCTCTACGCCCTGCTGAACCGCCGACGCTGA
- a CDS encoding TFIIB-type zinc ribbon-containing protein, with translation MPMTPLCPSCRQPAETHRFRSHGSETIELDLCFACQGLWFDPQENTRLAQAGVVALFELLHQHRGDARHPIAQRLQCPHCPRALEPGFDVAKGGRYKTFRCPSRHGRFSTFGSLMVEKGFVRHLSVAEIEALAERVGTIQCTSCGGTVDIRNDHACPYCRSALSLLDPQAVDRALNRHASVARAAPATASGSPGPSDVADALVALERARSLERREMERERLTGVGDRFDLLAAGLDLVWTLVRR, from the coding sequence ATGCCCATGACGCCCCTCTGCCCCTCCTGCCGGCAACCCGCGGAAACCCATCGCTTTCGCTCGCATGGCAGCGAGACGATCGAGCTGGACCTGTGCTTTGCCTGCCAGGGCCTGTGGTTCGACCCGCAGGAGAACACGCGCCTGGCGCAGGCCGGGGTGGTGGCGCTGTTCGAGCTGCTGCACCAGCACCGCGGGGACGCGCGCCACCCGATAGCGCAGCGGCTGCAGTGCCCCCACTGCCCGCGCGCTCTGGAGCCCGGTTTCGACGTGGCCAAGGGCGGGCGGTACAAGACCTTCCGGTGCCCGTCGCGGCACGGCCGGTTCAGCACCTTCGGCTCGCTCATGGTGGAAAAGGGGTTCGTGCGGCACCTGTCGGTGGCGGAGATCGAGGCGCTGGCCGAGCGCGTGGGCACCATCCAGTGTACCAGTTGCGGCGGCACGGTGGACATCCGCAACGACCACGCCTGCCCCTACTGCCGCTCGGCCCTGTCGCTGCTGGACCCGCAGGCGGTGGACCGGGCGCTGAACCGCCATGCCAGCGTGGCCCGCGCCGCGCCGGCAACTGCATCCGGCTCTCCCGGGCCTTCGGACGTAGCCGATGCGTTGGTGGCCCTGGAGCGCGCCCGTTCGCTGGAGCGGCGCGAGATGGAGCGGGAGCGGCTGACGGGCGTGGGCGACCGATTCGATCTGCTGGCCGCCGGCCTGGACCTGGTCTGGACGCTGGTGCGGCGCTGA
- a CDS encoding phosphatidylinositol-specific phospholipase C, whose amino-acid sequence MTQVLMQCAAIHVPTGELAASRQGYSHDSEIKTSNTDWMAHLPDGRRLSELSLPGTHDTMSFYGGDITQTQSMPLANQLKSGIRVLDIRCNHTKDELPIYHGIQFQYAYFSDVLATVIDFLKTHPSETVFMRIKQEGDGGGNTETFEDTFKNRYYQPNQAAFWQPPADGTGGNPVLKDLRGKIVVLQNFTATHQYGIAYPGAFSIQDEWKLGTNWDLYDKWEKVKAHARAAIAGSRDQAYINYLSAASGSFPYFVASGASSPQTDAPLLMTGRTTPGWKNSWPDFPRVNCFIGICSIAFDGTNQLLYPRMGPGGELHGRVGMVMADFPGPGLISAVIATNG is encoded by the coding sequence ATGACTCAGGTGCTCATGCAATGCGCGGCGATCCACGTGCCCACGGGCGAGCTGGCGGCCAGCCGGCAGGGATATTCACATGATTCGGAAATAAAGACCAGCAACACCGACTGGATGGCGCACCTGCCGGACGGGCGCAGGCTCAGCGAGCTGTCCCTGCCCGGCACGCACGACACCATGTCGTTCTATGGCGGCGACATCACCCAGACGCAGTCGATGCCGCTGGCGAACCAACTCAAATCCGGCATCCGCGTGCTGGACATCCGGTGCAACCACACCAAGGACGAACTGCCGATCTACCACGGCATCCAGTTCCAGTACGCCTACTTCTCCGACGTGCTCGCCACCGTGATCGACTTCCTGAAGACCCACCCGTCGGAAACCGTGTTCATGCGGATCAAGCAGGAGGGCGACGGCGGCGGCAACACCGAGACCTTCGAGGACACGTTCAAGAACCGCTACTACCAGCCCAACCAGGCCGCCTTCTGGCAGCCGCCCGCGGACGGCACCGGCGGCAACCCCGTGCTCAAGGACCTGCGTGGCAAGATCGTGGTGCTGCAGAACTTCACCGCGACGCACCAGTACGGCATCGCGTACCCCGGCGCGTTCAGCATCCAGGACGAGTGGAAGCTGGGCACCAACTGGGACCTGTACGACAAGTGGGAAAAGGTCAAGGCACATGCCCGCGCGGCGATCGCCGGAAGCCGCGACCAGGCCTACATCAACTACCTGAGCGCCGCGTCCGGCTCGTTTCCCTATTTCGTCGCCAGCGGGGCGTCGAGCCCCCAGACCGACGCCCCCCTGCTCATGACGGGGCGGACCACCCCGGGCTGGAAGAACAGCTGGCCCGACTTTCCCCGCGTCAACTGCTTCATCGGCATCTGCTCGATCGCCTTCGACGGGACGAACCAGCTCCTGTACCCCCGCATGGGCCCGGGGGGGGAACTGCACGGGCGGGTGGGCATGGTCATGGCCGACTTCCCCGGCCCCGGCCTCATCAGCGCGGTGATCGCCACCAACGGCTGA
- a CDS encoding ATP-binding protein, translated as MERSASRGASLALAALLALGAVALLVSALLPSPRAWGAGDLLAFTAMESVRAEPLEAMAPQAPAVAALPAHGWVPVTLPDAWSDRWPAHDGVVWYRLRFTLPPDIPAEREFALALDAMNMAGAVWLDGQLLWRDERLAEPGLTRAWNQPRFVRLGALRAPGPGRAQAGGEHTLLVRITGYASYVGGLSEVWLGAADPVQRLHAQAQWWRVGLQQVSLGVNVAMALLFLMLWICWPRERLYGWFALTALAWSAGCYNQVATGVWPLRTVPQWQFAMAALLLLFAGSYLVFVFRFAGRRHVRCEAALACTLGAAVLAGILAMGRYPQALPAVRMATLLAGLLLFMLAVAYVLQHALRTRSPSSIALALAVVIALAGGLHDMAALLAWIDDTRYYAVVCSTFSLVSMAFLLAWRLRSAFEREAYFNAELREKVEGARAELTAALARQRALELANARQAERIGMVRDLHDGLGGTLVHAAACWGEAPQVPVPAPQALAVLAQISDDLRLIIDTTAHVPQGDLQALLAAPRRRLMSRLQAAGIDARWHAEGLDGVRLEGARALNLLRLLQEAVTNAIRHSGARRVGISVLRLGPCLQVCVQDDGRGFDATRAGAQGMGLANMRQRAIALEAVLQLETAPGQGCRVAVDVAWQAADPPVPPVPSGD; from the coding sequence GTGGAGCGCAGCGCGTCGCGTGGTGCCTCGCTGGCGCTGGCTGCCCTGCTCGCCCTGGGCGCGGTGGCCCTGCTGGTGAGCGCCTTGCTGCCATCCCCGCGGGCCTGGGGGGCGGGCGATCTCCTGGCCTTCACCGCCATGGAGTCGGTGCGCGCCGAGCCGCTGGAGGCCATGGCGCCCCAGGCGCCCGCCGTGGCCGCGCTGCCCGCGCACGGCTGGGTGCCCGTCACCTTGCCCGATGCCTGGAGCGACCGCTGGCCCGCGCACGACGGCGTGGTGTGGTACCGCCTGCGCTTCACGCTGCCGCCCGACATCCCCGCGGAGCGGGAGTTCGCCCTCGCCCTGGACGCGATGAACATGGCCGGCGCGGTGTGGCTCGACGGCCAGCTGCTGTGGCGCGACGAGCGCCTGGCCGAACCCGGCTTGACCCGGGCCTGGAACCAGCCGCGCTTCGTGCGCCTGGGCGCGCTGCGGGCGCCGGGGCCGGGCCGTGCGCAGGCCGGGGGCGAGCACACGCTGCTGGTCCGAATTACCGGCTATGCGTCCTATGTGGGCGGTCTGAGCGAGGTGTGGCTGGGGGCCGCGGACCCGGTGCAGCGCCTGCATGCCCAGGCGCAATGGTGGCGCGTGGGCCTGCAGCAGGTGAGCCTGGGGGTCAACGTGGCCATGGCGCTGCTGTTTCTCATGCTGTGGATCTGCTGGCCGCGCGAACGGCTGTACGGATGGTTCGCGCTCACGGCGCTGGCGTGGTCCGCGGGCTGCTACAACCAGGTGGCCACGGGCGTGTGGCCGCTGCGCACCGTGCCGCAATGGCAGTTCGCGATGGCCGCGCTGCTGCTGCTGTTCGCCGGCAGCTACCTGGTCTTCGTCTTCCGCTTCGCCGGTCGGCGCCATGTCCGCTGCGAGGCCGCCCTGGCCTGCACCCTGGGCGCGGCCGTCCTCGCCGGCATCCTGGCCATGGGCCGGTATCCGCAGGCGCTGCCGGCCGTGCGGATGGCGACGTTGCTGGCCGGGCTGCTGCTGTTCATGCTGGCGGTGGCCTATGTGCTGCAGCATGCCCTGCGCACGCGCAGCCCCTCCAGCATCGCGCTGGCGCTGGCCGTGGTGATCGCGCTGGCCGGCGGGCTGCACGACATGGCGGCCCTTCTCGCGTGGATCGACGACACGCGCTATTACGCGGTGGTCTGTTCCACCTTCTCGCTTGTGAGCATGGCGTTCCTGCTGGCGTGGCGGCTGCGCAGCGCGTTCGAGCGCGAGGCTTACTTCAATGCGGAACTGCGCGAGAAGGTGGAGGGCGCGCGCGCCGAGCTGACCGCGGCGCTGGCCCGGCAGCGCGCCCTGGAACTGGCCAACGCCCGCCAGGCCGAGCGCATCGGCATGGTGCGCGACCTGCACGACGGCCTGGGCGGCACGCTGGTCCATGCGGCGGCCTGCTGGGGCGAGGCGCCGCAGGTGCCGGTGCCCGCGCCGCAGGCGCTCGCGGTGCTGGCCCAGATCAGCGACGACCTGCGGCTGATCATCGACACCACGGCCCATGTGCCGCAAGGGGATCTGCAGGCCCTGCTGGCCGCCCCCCGGCGCCGCCTGATGTCGCGCCTGCAGGCCGCGGGCATCGATGCCCGCTGGCATGCCGAGGGCCTGGACGGGGTGCGGCTGGAGGGGGCGCGTGCGCTGAACCTGCTGCGGCTCCTGCAGGAGGCGGTGACCAATGCCATCCGGCACAGCGGAGCGCGCCGCGTCGGCATATCGGTGCTGCGCCTGGGGCCGTGCCTGCAGGTCTGCGTGCAGGACGACGGCCGGGGTTTCGATGCCACGCGGGCCGGCGCGCAGGGGATGGGACTGGCGAACATGCGGCAGCGCGCGATCGCCCTGGAGGCGGTACTGCAGCTCGAAACCGCCCCGGGCCAGGGGTGCCGGGTGGCCGTCGACGTGGCATGGCAGGCCGCCGATCCGCCAGTTCCCCCGGTCCCTTCGGGCGATTGA